The following coding sequences lie in one Hyalangium ruber genomic window:
- a CDS encoding cell division protein FtsX: MSALAKVSYFWRSAAGGLKHSPFVHFIAITTIAIALFAAGLARTAGWALDGLQASLGGEVEVTVYLAPELTAAQVEEMRAKLETASGGKAVLVNPDEALSRLSRELGDLGDALSQLPENPLPPSLELSVAPEQRTPEGLEALALQVRALPGVTGVDYGREAVERLTAIARALRYGGLVAFAVVLFATVIIVAATLQLAIYARREEIEIQKLVGATDRFVKAPFLIEGLLQGVLGAAVALLGLWTFGRLVGPTLASLFSFLLGPASSESLVRPGLALELVLAGGMLGLVGSFVAVGRFSRV, from the coding sequence ATGAGCGCGCTGGCCAAGGTCTCCTACTTCTGGCGCTCTGCAGCCGGAGGGCTCAAGCACTCGCCCTTCGTTCACTTCATCGCCATCACCACCATCGCCATCGCCCTGTTCGCCGCGGGGCTGGCGCGCACGGCGGGGTGGGCGCTCGACGGGCTCCAGGCCTCGCTGGGCGGCGAGGTGGAGGTGACGGTGTACCTGGCGCCGGAGCTGACCGCCGCGCAGGTGGAGGAGATGCGCGCCAAGCTGGAGACGGCCAGTGGTGGCAAGGCCGTGCTGGTCAATCCGGACGAGGCGCTGTCTCGACTGTCCCGTGAGCTGGGAGATCTGGGTGACGCGCTCTCGCAGCTTCCGGAGAACCCGCTGCCGCCCTCGCTGGAGCTGTCGGTTGCCCCGGAGCAGCGCACGCCCGAAGGGCTGGAGGCGCTGGCGCTGCAGGTCAGAGCGCTGCCGGGCGTCACGGGCGTGGACTATGGCCGGGAGGCAGTGGAGCGGCTGACGGCCATCGCCCGGGCGCTGCGCTACGGAGGGCTCGTGGCCTTCGCGGTGGTGCTCTTCGCCACCGTCATCATCGTCGCCGCCACGCTCCAGCTCGCCATCTACGCCCGGCGCGAGGAGATCGAGATCCAGAAGCTGGTCGGCGCCACGGACCGCTTCGTCAAGGCGCCGTTCCTCATCGAGGGGCTGCTCCAGGGCGTCCTGGGCGCGGCGGTGGCGCTCCTGGGGCTGTGGACCTTCGGGCGGCTGGTGGGGCCCACTCTGGCCTCGCTCTTCTCGTTTCTCCTAGGGCCGGCGAGCTCCGAGTCGCTGGTACGGCCCGGGCTGGCCCTGGAGCTGGTACTGGCCGGCGGCATGCTGGGGCTGGTGGGCAGCTTCGTCGCGGTGGGGCGCTTCTCGCGGGTATGA
- a CDS encoding alpha/beta fold hydrolase: protein MDLLGGMQKAMRRVLVARGVQSKVVPVAGQSVHMYELKGQGKGPPVVLVHGLGGSANGFAGVFFGLRRRFSRVLAVDLPGHGFSSEYCGGEVCVRGQFDVLRAWHEQVVGEPAFVVGNSLGGAMVVNLAAEAPSLVKALGLVAPAGAVLTQEATDALLSSFAIQTPAQARALTRRLFHKPPLALMLFATELKKFYATTTVQALAAEARVSRASLAPELLRGLSMPVLMLWGGSERLLPSETLDYYRTHLPAHAQVRVVKGFGHVPQVERPDELVSHLVGFADTAGL from the coding sequence GTGGATCTGCTGGGAGGCATGCAGAAGGCAATGCGCCGCGTGTTGGTCGCGCGGGGTGTGCAGTCCAAGGTGGTCCCCGTGGCCGGCCAGTCCGTACACATGTACGAGCTGAAGGGACAGGGCAAGGGACCGCCGGTGGTGCTCGTCCACGGCCTGGGCGGCTCGGCCAACGGCTTCGCCGGGGTGTTCTTCGGGCTGAGGCGGCGCTTCTCCCGGGTGCTGGCGGTGGACCTGCCGGGCCATGGCTTCTCCTCGGAGTACTGCGGCGGAGAGGTATGCGTACGGGGGCAGTTCGACGTGCTACGCGCCTGGCACGAGCAGGTGGTGGGTGAGCCCGCCTTCGTGGTGGGCAACTCCCTGGGCGGCGCCATGGTCGTCAACCTCGCCGCCGAGGCGCCTTCGCTGGTGAAAGCCCTGGGGCTGGTAGCGCCCGCGGGCGCCGTGCTCACCCAGGAGGCGACCGATGCGCTGCTCTCCTCGTTCGCCATCCAGACGCCCGCTCAGGCACGTGCGCTCACCCGGCGCCTGTTCCACAAGCCGCCCCTGGCCCTGATGCTCTTCGCCACCGAGCTGAAGAAGTTCTACGCCACCACCACCGTGCAGGCGCTGGCGGCGGAGGCCCGGGTCTCCCGGGCGAGTCTCGCGCCGGAGCTGCTACGCGGTCTGTCCATGCCCGTGCTGATGCTGTGGGGAGGAAGCGAGCGGCTGCTGCCCTCCGAGACGCTCGACTACTACCGGACCCACCTGCCGGCGCACGCACAGGTGCGGGTGGTGAAGGGCTTCGGCCACGTCCCCCAGGTCGAGCGGCCCGACGAGCTGGTGTCCCACCTGGTGGGCTTCGCCGACACGGCGGGCTTGTAG
- the murI gene encoding glutamate racemase, with protein MRQGSHSPIGVFDSGVGGLTVLKALMERLPHESALYLGDTARVPYGTKSGEVVTRYSLKNAEFLMERGIKLLVVACNTASAVALPALSAALPVPVLGVIGPGARAALRKTRGGGVGVIGTPGTVRSGAYQRELQAAEPNVRVKARACPLFVPLAEEGWTAGEVPRLVAREYLTDFAQDGVDTLVLGCTHYPLLKTVIAEVVGPRVALVDSAEATAEAVAALLGERGMLASPGPTPAYGYFVTDVPERFVEVGARFLGRPIPTAEQVDLSF; from the coding sequence ATGCGGCAAGGCAGCCACAGTCCCATCGGGGTGTTCGACTCAGGCGTCGGCGGGCTCACGGTCCTCAAGGCGCTGATGGAGCGACTTCCCCACGAGAGCGCCCTGTACCTGGGCGACACGGCGCGCGTCCCCTACGGCACCAAGTCCGGCGAGGTGGTGACGCGCTACTCCCTCAAGAACGCCGAGTTCCTCATGGAGCGAGGCATCAAGCTGCTGGTGGTGGCCTGCAACACGGCCTCCGCCGTGGCCCTGCCGGCGCTGTCGGCGGCCCTGCCGGTGCCGGTGCTGGGGGTGATTGGCCCTGGCGCCCGCGCGGCCCTGCGGAAGACGCGGGGTGGCGGGGTGGGCGTCATCGGTACGCCGGGCACGGTGCGCTCCGGGGCCTACCAGCGCGAGCTGCAGGCGGCGGAGCCGAACGTCCGGGTGAAGGCGCGGGCCTGCCCGCTCTTCGTCCCGCTGGCGGAGGAGGGGTGGACCGCGGGCGAGGTGCCGCGCCTGGTGGCGCGCGAGTACCTCACGGACTTCGCCCAGGACGGCGTGGACACGCTGGTGCTGGGCTGCACGCACTACCCCCTCCTCAAGACGGTGATCGCCGAGGTGGTGGGGCCGCGCGTGGCGCTGGTCGACTCGGCGGAGGCCACGGCGGAGGCGGTGGCCGCGCTGCTCGGAGAGCGCGGCATGCTCGCCTCCCCGGGGCCCACGCCCGCGTACGGCTACTTCGTCACCGACGTGCCGGAGCGCTTCGTCGAGGTGGGGGCGCGCTTCCTCGGGCGCCCCATCCCGACGGCGGAGCAGGTGGACCTGAGCTTCTAG
- a CDS encoding MotA/TolQ/ExbB proton channel family protein, giving the protein MMSHLPLALGAMNYLEIIRDASLIELAVLVLLMGVSVSSWALIVMKQRQLSKARAQSLTFLDTFWKATRLEGIYQTAQSLDGSPLSKVFCAGYEELSKLAQTKEGTEGAMAERLGGIENVERALNRAATTQITELEARVPFLGTVGAAAPFVGLFGTVIGILNAFNQIAEKGNATLATVAAPVGNALFATAAGLFAAIPAVVAYNSFVSRIKIFDTEMSNFSADFLNIIKRHFFR; this is encoded by the coding sequence ATGATGTCCCACCTGCCCCTGGCGCTCGGCGCCATGAACTACCTGGAGATCATCCGCGACGCGTCCCTCATCGAGCTGGCCGTGCTGGTGCTGCTCATGGGCGTGTCCGTGTCCTCCTGGGCCCTCATCGTCATGAAGCAGCGCCAGCTCTCCAAGGCTCGCGCACAGTCACTTACATTCCTGGACACCTTCTGGAAGGCCACGCGGCTGGAGGGCATCTACCAGACGGCCCAGAGCTTGGACGGCTCCCCGCTCTCCAAGGTGTTCTGCGCGGGGTACGAGGAGCTGAGCAAGCTGGCCCAGACGAAGGAGGGCACCGAGGGGGCGATGGCCGAGCGGCTGGGCGGGATCGAAAACGTGGAGCGAGCGCTGAACCGGGCCGCCACGACGCAGATTACGGAGTTGGAAGCGCGGGTGCCCTTCCTGGGCACGGTGGGCGCGGCGGCGCCCTTCGTGGGCCTGTTCGGCACGGTCATCGGCATCCTCAACGCCTTCAACCAGATCGCCGAGAAGGGCAACGCCACGCTGGCCACGGTGGCCGCGCCAGTGGGTAATGCGCTGTTCGCCACGGCGGCGGGCCTGTTCGCCGCGATTCCGGCGGTGGTTGCCTACAACTCGTTCGTCAGCCGCATCAAGATCTTCGACACGGAGATGTCCAACTTCTCCGCCGACTTCCTGAACATCATCAAGCGGCACTTCTTCCGGTAG
- a CDS encoding DPP IV N-terminal domain-containing protein, giving the protein MKALLVSLVLLPLAALAQAPVIQISGANFRPLPLAVPAPLSVDDGGKKAAAEFDEPFMFDLRASGLFQVLDRASFTADAKEGMTAGSINFSRWTDVGAESLVKVQLGAEGGTLRGELRLFNVGTGREDLKVSHSVPTPEPRQLAHFLADALYKHLTRESSPFLSRITFVRKAGQNRDVYLADWDGNNARAVTSGGINLLPALGPGGTVAFTSYRRGRPDLYIQAPGGEARQLENSGQMATGIAFSPDGKRIAYALAQGESTQLYVASADGSDPKRVTDTPYGINSSPAWSPDGKRIAFVSNRGGSPQIYVMNADGTGARRLTFQGNYNQTPDWSPRGDLIAFTARDERNAFDLFTVNVDTGKIARLTQDQGNNEEPVFSPNGRLILFTSTRDGAPRLYVMTAEGNNQLALPMDKAGGLTPDWAP; this is encoded by the coding sequence GTGAAAGCCCTCCTCGTCTCCCTGGTACTCCTGCCCCTGGCCGCGCTCGCGCAGGCCCCCGTCATCCAGATCTCTGGCGCCAACTTCCGCCCGCTGCCCCTGGCCGTCCCCGCGCCCCTCTCGGTGGATGACGGCGGGAAGAAGGCCGCTGCCGAGTTCGACGAGCCTTTCATGTTCGACCTGCGCGCCTCGGGCCTCTTCCAGGTGCTGGACCGCGCCAGCTTCACCGCCGACGCCAAGGAGGGCATGACGGCGGGCAGCATCAACTTCTCGCGCTGGACGGACGTGGGCGCCGAGTCGCTGGTCAAGGTGCAGCTGGGCGCCGAGGGCGGCACGCTGCGCGGCGAGCTGCGCCTGTTCAACGTGGGCACCGGTCGCGAGGACCTCAAGGTGAGCCACTCCGTGCCCACCCCCGAGCCCCGCCAGCTGGCGCACTTCCTGGCCGACGCGCTCTACAAACACCTCACCCGCGAGTCGAGCCCCTTCCTGTCCCGCATCACCTTCGTGCGCAAGGCCGGCCAGAACCGGGACGTGTACCTGGCCGACTGGGACGGCAACAACGCCCGCGCCGTCACCAGCGGCGGCATCAACCTGCTGCCCGCCCTGGGGCCCGGTGGCACCGTGGCCTTCACCTCGTACCGCCGTGGCCGACCGGACCTCTACATCCAGGCGCCCGGGGGCGAGGCTCGCCAGCTCGAGAACAGCGGGCAGATGGCCACCGGCATCGCCTTCTCGCCGGACGGCAAGCGCATCGCCTACGCGCTGGCTCAGGGCGAGAGCACCCAGCTCTACGTGGCCAGCGCGGACGGCAGCGACCCCAAGCGCGTCACCGACACGCCCTACGGCATCAACTCCAGCCCCGCCTGGTCGCCGGATGGCAAGCGCATCGCCTTCGTGTCCAACCGGGGTGGCTCGCCGCAGATCTACGTGATGAACGCGGACGGCACGGGCGCGCGGCGCCTCACCTTCCAGGGCAACTACAACCAGACGCCGGACTGGTCGCCGCGCGGAGACCTCATCGCGTTCACCGCGCGCGACGAGCGCAACGCGTTCGATCTCTTCACCGTGAACGTGGACACCGGGAAGATCGCCCGCTTGACGCAGGACCAGGGCAACAACGAGGAGCCCGTCTTCTCGCCCAACGGCCGCCTCATCCTCTTCACCTCCACGCGCGACGGCGCCCCGCGGCTCTACGTCATGACGGCCGAGGGCAACAATCAGCTGGCCCTGCCCATGGACAAGGCCGGTGGACTCACGCCCGACTGGGCGCCATGA
- a CDS encoding TonB family protein: MALHPAVSQSMLAARPSRMGLFLGVSVGGHAMLVVLGALYSFLTSGPKVDPNPPVIRATLVRQGKPRDQKLLPRKEELPPPPKEVKAPPAPPTPTPAPPEKVAVPVPGVKPEPAPKPAPQKGEASAEERRKRLFGAFDKTAKQAPEELEGAEDGDPDGDSATAEGERYYALLSTQVRRNYNVADTIPDTERMYLKAQVKMRLGRIGEVLEASLSTPSGNDLFDAAVVAAVKKASPFSPPPDHLRDALQKQGVVLEFRP, translated from the coding sequence ATGGCCCTGCACCCGGCCGTCTCCCAGAGCATGCTCGCTGCCCGGCCCTCGCGCATGGGGCTGTTCCTCGGCGTCTCCGTGGGTGGCCACGCGATGCTGGTGGTCCTGGGCGCGCTGTACTCGTTCCTCACCTCCGGGCCGAAGGTGGATCCGAACCCGCCCGTCATCCGCGCCACCCTGGTGCGCCAGGGCAAGCCGCGAGACCAGAAGCTGCTGCCGCGCAAGGAGGAGCTCCCGCCGCCGCCCAAGGAGGTGAAGGCTCCGCCTGCTCCGCCCACTCCCACGCCCGCGCCCCCGGAGAAGGTGGCGGTGCCGGTGCCCGGGGTGAAGCCCGAGCCCGCGCCCAAGCCCGCGCCGCAGAAGGGCGAGGCCTCCGCCGAGGAGCGGCGCAAGCGGCTCTTTGGCGCCTTCGACAAGACGGCGAAGCAGGCACCAGAGGAGCTGGAAGGCGCCGAGGATGGCGATCCGGACGGCGACTCCGCCACCGCCGAGGGCGAGCGCTACTACGCCCTGCTCTCCACCCAGGTGCGCCGCAACTACAACGTCGCCGACACCATCCCCGACACCGAGCGCATGTACCTCAAGGCCCAGGTGAAGATGCGCCTGGGCCGCATCGGCGAGGTGCTGGAGGCGAGCCTGTCCACGCCCAGCGGCAACGACCTGTTCGACGCCGCCGTGGTGGCCGCCGTGAAGAAGGCCTCCCCGTTCTCCCCTCCCCCTGATCATCTTCGTGACGCGCTCCAGAAGCAGGGCGTCGTCCTGGAGTTCCGCCCGTGA
- the ftsE gene encoding cell division ATP-binding protein FtsE, with protein MIQMFHVYKSYPGDPPVLSDINLHVEKGEFIFLTGPSGAGKTTLLKLLFCAEKATKGQILVGGRNIARIRESAVPYLRRNIGVVFQDFKLLPQRTVEDNVAFTLDVLGVPRAEAREKVHRMLKLVGLEHKARSYPLRLSGGEQQRVVIARALVNDPTILLADEPTGNLDPALTVEIMDLLNQVNIRGTTVMVATHDSTLLARYQKRTVRLERGFIVSDEDGVKAARRMAV; from the coding sequence ATGATCCAGATGTTCCATGTGTACAAGTCCTACCCGGGCGATCCGCCGGTCCTCTCGGACATCAACCTCCACGTCGAGAAGGGGGAGTTCATCTTCCTCACCGGGCCCTCGGGCGCGGGGAAGACGACGCTCCTGAAGCTCCTGTTCTGCGCGGAGAAGGCGACCAAGGGGCAGATCCTCGTGGGCGGCCGCAACATCGCGCGCATCCGCGAGTCGGCCGTGCCGTACCTGCGGCGCAACATCGGCGTGGTGTTCCAGGACTTCAAGCTGCTGCCCCAGCGCACCGTGGAGGACAACGTGGCCTTCACCCTGGACGTGCTGGGAGTGCCCCGGGCCGAGGCGCGCGAGAAGGTCCACCGCATGCTCAAGCTGGTGGGGCTGGAGCACAAGGCGCGCTCGTACCCGCTGCGCCTCTCCGGTGGAGAGCAGCAGCGCGTGGTGATTGCCCGCGCGCTGGTGAATGATCCGACCATCCTCTTGGCCGACGAGCCCACGGGCAACCTGGACCCGGCGCTCACCGTCGAGATCATGGACCTGCTCAACCAGGTCAACATCCGCGGCACCACGGTGATGGTGGCCACGCACGACAGCACGCTGCTGGCGCGCTACCAGAAGCGCACGGTGCGCTTGGAGCGCGGCTTCATCGTCTCGGACGAGGACGGCGTGAAGGCCGCGCGGCGGATGGCGGTATGA
- a CDS encoding aminotransferase class V-fold PLP-dependent enzyme, translated as MSVSPFRARWSLDPNIRFLNHGSFGACPTEVLQAQSELRARLEAEPVRFFVREYEAMLDEARVALAAFVGADADNLAFVPNATAGVNTVLRALRFEPGDELLTTNHEYNASRNALDWASSRWGAKVVVAKLPWPHPTPAAIVEAVLAHVTPRTRLVLLDHISSQTALVLPIQELARKLRERGVETLVDGAHGPGQVPLSLRELDVGYYTGNCHKWMCAPKSVAFLHVRRDLQAPLKPLSVSHGHNSTRKDRSHFRLDFDWTGTSDPTPALCVPHALRVMGGMLPGGWPALMADNRDKVLAARRMLCERLGVEPHCPEEMVGAMATVGLPDGFPLQPPPPFFLDPLQDRLFHEWRIEVPVTAWPQAPQRHLRLSAQLYNTHTEYQTLAEALEALLR; from the coding sequence ATGAGCGTCTCGCCCTTCCGGGCGCGCTGGTCGCTCGACCCGAACATCCGCTTCCTCAACCACGGCTCGTTCGGCGCCTGCCCCACCGAAGTGCTCCAAGCGCAGTCGGAGCTGCGCGCGCGCCTGGAGGCCGAGCCCGTGCGCTTCTTCGTGCGCGAGTACGAGGCGATGCTCGACGAGGCCCGCGTGGCCCTGGCCGCCTTCGTCGGCGCGGACGCGGATAACCTGGCCTTTGTGCCCAATGCCACCGCGGGCGTGAACACGGTGCTGCGCGCGCTGCGCTTCGAGCCCGGCGATGAGCTGCTCACCACCAACCACGAGTACAACGCCTCGCGCAACGCGCTGGACTGGGCCTCCAGCCGCTGGGGCGCGAAGGTCGTCGTGGCGAAGCTGCCCTGGCCCCACCCCACCCCGGCGGCCATCGTCGAGGCGGTGCTGGCCCACGTCACCCCGCGCACCCGGCTGGTGCTCCTGGACCACATCAGCAGCCAGACGGCGCTGGTGCTCCCCATCCAGGAGCTGGCCCGCAAGCTGCGCGAGCGAGGCGTGGAGACCCTGGTGGATGGCGCCCACGGCCCGGGCCAGGTGCCGCTGTCCCTGCGAGAGCTGGACGTTGGCTACTACACCGGCAACTGCCACAAGTGGATGTGCGCGCCCAAGAGCGTGGCCTTCCTCCACGTACGCAGAGACCTTCAGGCACCGCTCAAGCCCCTCTCGGTGAGCCACGGCCACAACTCGACACGCAAGGACCGCTCGCACTTCCGGCTGGACTTCGACTGGACGGGGACGTCCGACCCCACCCCGGCGCTCTGCGTCCCCCACGCCCTGCGCGTCATGGGCGGCATGCTGCCGGGAGGCTGGCCCGCGCTGATGGCGGACAACCGCGACAAGGTGCTGGCCGCGCGACGGATGCTCTGCGAGCGCCTCGGCGTGGAGCCCCACTGCCCGGAGGAGATGGTGGGCGCCATGGCCACCGTGGGCCTGCCCGACGGCTTTCCCCTGCAGCCGCCTCCTCCCTTCTTCCTGGATCCGCTCCAGGACCGGCTCTTCCACGAGTGGCGCATCGAGGTGCCCGTCACCGCCTGGCCCCAGGCGCCCCAACGCCACCTCCGGCTGTCCGCCCAGCTCTACAACACGCACACCGAGTACCAGACCCTCGCCGAGGCTTTGGAAGCGCTGCTGCGTTGA
- a CDS encoding murein hydrolase activator EnvC family protein — protein MSRAFLLTVLLSATAALAQDEAAERAAVREQIAAHKATLVLIESKKVSVLEGMELLEHMVGFSRKRVQALEKDLAAFRKRVAAAEREEAVVREVLQQQLRRLSPRLRALYRLTRRQPVEVLLTSRDFSSLIWRARTLEATMKSDLELLRAVRHVARLEQQALRELKRLQGSLTLRASVLKEQVSLAEQQQAALRDVAATLSGEADLAKRAMRELEQADEELSRMLEDMAEGIPTTGFRALKGKLPYPAAGVVEVGFGKVVNPLFNTVTVQKGVDIRAAEGSPVRAVAPGKVVYAGWLRGYGNLLILDHGGGYHTLMAHLATVTGTTGAELQGGDEVGTVGDTGSLKGAYLYFEIRKGGQAVDPVPWLTRSP, from the coding sequence ATGAGCCGGGCGTTCCTCCTCACGGTGCTGCTGTCTGCCACCGCCGCCCTCGCGCAGGACGAGGCGGCGGAGCGGGCAGCGGTGCGCGAGCAGATCGCCGCCCACAAGGCCACCCTGGTCCTCATCGAGTCCAAGAAGGTCTCCGTGCTGGAGGGCATGGAGCTGCTGGAGCACATGGTGGGCTTCTCCCGTAAGCGCGTGCAGGCGCTGGAGAAGGACCTGGCCGCCTTCCGCAAGCGCGTGGCCGCCGCCGAGCGCGAGGAGGCCGTGGTGCGCGAGGTGCTTCAGCAGCAGCTGCGGCGGCTCTCTCCCCGGCTGCGCGCCCTGTACCGTCTCACGCGCCGTCAGCCCGTGGAGGTGCTGCTCACCTCGCGGGACTTCTCCTCGCTCATCTGGCGCGCCCGCACGCTCGAGGCGACGATGAAGAGCGACCTGGAGCTCCTGCGCGCCGTACGGCATGTGGCCCGGTTGGAGCAACAGGCCTTGCGCGAGCTCAAGCGCCTTCAGGGCTCGCTCACCCTGCGCGCCTCCGTCCTCAAGGAGCAGGTGTCCCTCGCCGAGCAGCAGCAGGCGGCGCTCCGGGACGTGGCGGCCACGCTCTCGGGTGAGGCGGATCTGGCCAAGCGGGCGATGCGCGAGCTGGAGCAGGCCGACGAAGAGCTGTCGCGGATGTTGGAGGACATGGCCGAGGGCATCCCCACCACGGGCTTTCGTGCGCTCAAGGGCAAGCTGCCGTACCCCGCCGCGGGCGTCGTGGAGGTGGGCTTCGGCAAGGTGGTCAACCCGCTGTTCAACACCGTCACGGTGCAGAAGGGCGTGGACATCCGCGCCGCGGAGGGCAGCCCCGTACGGGCCGTGGCGCCCGGAAAGGTCGTCTATGCCGGCTGGCTGCGTGGCTATGGCAACCTGCTCATCCTCGACCACGGCGGCGGCTATCACACTCTCATGGCCCACCTGGCCACGGTGACGGGCACGACCGGGGCGGAGCTGCAGGGCGGCGACGAGGTGGGCACCGTGGGAGACACCGGCTCGCTCAAGGGCGCCTACCTCTACTTCGAGATTCGCAAGGGCGGTCAGGCCGTGGATCCGGTCCCCTGGCTGACACGGTCTCCTTAA
- the tolR gene encoding protein TolR: MGMGGGNKGQGRTTMSEINVTPMVDVMLVLLIIFMVTAPLIQQGVKVNLPATKAAPVEATEKKVVLSIDAGRRVFIGDAEVPLEELETKLAANAKAQADKEVYLHADRDVPYGVVVEVMAAAQRAGIANVGMITDPTPAAATSKGSPPPKSGKKEAKR; the protein is encoded by the coding sequence ATGGGCATGGGAGGAGGCAACAAGGGCCAGGGTCGCACCACCATGAGCGAGATCAACGTCACGCCCATGGTGGACGTGATGCTTGTGCTGCTCATCATCTTCATGGTGACGGCGCCGCTCATCCAGCAGGGCGTGAAGGTGAACCTGCCCGCGACCAAGGCCGCTCCGGTGGAGGCCACCGAGAAGAAGGTGGTGCTCTCCATCGACGCCGGGCGCCGCGTCTTCATCGGTGACGCGGAGGTGCCTCTGGAGGAGCTGGAGACGAAGCTGGCCGCCAACGCCAAGGCCCAGGCCGACAAGGAGGTGTACCTCCACGCGGACCGGGACGTGCCCTACGGCGTGGTGGTGGAGGTGATGGCCGCCGCCCAGCGCGCGGGCATCGCCAATGTGGGGATGATCACGGACCCAACCCCGGCGGCCGCGACGTCCAAGGGCAGTCCGCCGCCCAAGAGCGGCAAGAAGGAGGCGAAGCGCTAG
- the carF gene encoding plasmanylethanolamine desaturase — MKNNVTNKLRQQDAQVLAKGYSPAIRAMDIASIVIFLSLELFLVYQLWGNPHVGPWLLLSAVLLGYLASDFVSGFVHWMADTWGSADMPVLGKAFVRPFREHHVDEKAITRHDFIETNGNNCAISIPVAIGCVMMPHTSSAWVFLAAFLGSMIFWVMTTNQFHKWSHLDEPSPVIAFFQRVHLILPPAHHRIHHTAPFNKYYCITVGWLNKPLLMIGFFSLAERIVTRLTGLIPRKDDIGVEAAAELMNSTAKTEAPMVQAAKALLESAEDAESVSSARHSA; from the coding sequence ATGAAGAACAACGTCACGAACAAACTGCGCCAGCAGGACGCTCAGGTCCTGGCCAAGGGCTACTCGCCCGCGATCCGGGCGATGGACATCGCCAGCATCGTCATCTTCCTCTCCCTCGAGCTGTTCCTGGTGTACCAACTGTGGGGCAACCCCCATGTGGGCCCGTGGCTGCTGCTGAGCGCGGTGCTCTTGGGCTACCTGGCCTCGGACTTCGTCTCCGGCTTCGTGCATTGGATGGCCGATACCTGGGGCTCGGCGGACATGCCCGTGCTGGGCAAGGCCTTCGTGCGGCCCTTCCGCGAGCACCACGTGGACGAGAAGGCCATCACCCGCCACGACTTCATCGAGACCAACGGTAACAACTGCGCCATCTCGATCCCCGTGGCCATCGGCTGCGTGATGATGCCGCACACCAGCTCCGCGTGGGTGTTCCTCGCCGCCTTCCTGGGCTCGATGATCTTCTGGGTGATGACGACCAACCAGTTCCACAAGTGGTCGCACCTGGACGAGCCGTCCCCCGTCATCGCCTTCTTCCAGCGGGTACACCTCATCCTGCCGCCGGCGCACCACCGCATCCACCACACGGCGCCCTTCAACAAGTACTACTGCATCACCGTGGGCTGGCTGAACAAGCCGCTGCTGATGATCGGCTTCTTCTCCCTGGCAGAGCGCATCGTCACCCGGCTCACCGGGCTCATTCCGCGCAAGGATGACATCGGCGTGGAGGCAGCCGCGGAGCTGATGAACTCGACCGCCAAGACCGAGGCCCCCATGGTGCAGGCCGCCAAGGCACTGCTGGAGAGCGCCGAGGACGCGGAGTCCGTCTCCTCCGCGCGGCACTCCGCCTAG